The following proteins are co-located in the Solea solea chromosome 21, fSolSol10.1, whole genome shotgun sequence genome:
- the fam53b gene encoding protein FAM53B translates to MCVAMVIIYKKTLEKKSADDVTSKRKDLGLFQAQTMSQGTALFSCGLMETSRWHEVGHSCAIQQRPVGTSLESLWDVLPEVHKSSAHWDWDVGSRSSTITSLLQDLSLTEAATSHATAPPSKRQCRSLSCSDELGGCRSTWRPQGSRVWTTVEKRRCHSGGSVQRSVVGNAQLGFPAMQRSSSFSLPARSNILELPCFTQRLPCPSAFTGLTPSSEPPVQPLYLSHEQICLPEAREPSPPSSPDSTPELERRGGQGGLARSRSQPCVLNDKKIGVKRRRPDDTHKQRPSLDLAKMTQKLRNFHSLSCPGITGEDSCESRQTDSAHVSSAQSDTSGSRANDAEDVQPHTKEGEVVGNARTDPTTEEGDWSATDGGDVTPEVTIGKSNEPLWAGLCSMRKDMYQLGGELDIEQIERN, encoded by the exons AtgtgtgttgccatggtaatcaTTTACAAGAAAACACTGGAAAAGAAGAGTGCCGACGATGTAACATCCAAAAGGAAAGACTTGGGCTTG tttcagGCACAGACCATGAGCCAGGGGACTGCACTTTTCTCTTGTGGACTCATGG AGACAAGTCGGTGGCATGAGGTGGGCCATAGCTGTGCCATACAGCAGAGGCCGGTAGGAACCAGCCTGGAGAGCCTGTGGGATGTCCTGCCTGAGGTGCACAAAAGTTCAGCCCACTGGGATTGGGATGTTGGTTCCAGATCAAGCACAATCACCAGCTTGTTGCAGGACCTTAGCTTGACCGAGGCTGCAACGTCCCACGCGACTGCGCCTCCCAGCAAGCGGCAGTGCCGGTCCCTGTCGTGCTCAGACGAGCTTGGCGGTTGCCGCTCCACCTGGCGCCCACAGGGCTCTCGTGTGTGGACAACGGTGGAGAAGAGGAGGTGCCACAGTGGAGGCAGTGTCCAGCGCAGCGTTGTAGGGAATGCGCAGCTGGGTTTCCCAGCCATGCAGCGCAGCTCCAGTTTCAGCCTGCCGGCCCGCTCCAACATTCTGGAGCTGCCCTGTTTCACCCAGCGTCTCCCCTGCCCCTCAGCTTTCACTGGTCTGACACCCTCCTCCGAACCCCCAGTGCAGCCCCTATACCTCTCTCACGAACAGATCTGCCTCCCAGAGGCTCGTGAACCCTCTCCACCCAGCTCCCCAGATTCCACTCCAGAGCTGGAGCGTCGCGGTGGACAGGGGGGTCTCGCCCGCAGTCGCTCACAGCCTTGTGTCCTAAATGATAAGAAGATTGGCGTGAAGCGTAGGAGACCGGATGACACGCATAAACAGAGGCCTTCTTTGGATCTGGCAAAGATGACCCAG AAACTTCGGAATTTCCACAGCCTTAGCTGCCCTGGAATCACAGGAGAGGACAGCTGTGAGTCCAGGCAGACTGACTCCGCTCATGTGAGCAGCGCTCAGAGCGACACCAGCGGCTCGCGTGCGAACGACGCGGAGGACGTTCAGCCTCACACCAAAGAGGGCGAGGTCGTCGGGAATGCGCGGACTGACCCCACCACTGAGGAAGGGGACTGGAGCGCCACGGACGGCGGCGATGTGACACCAGAGGTGACAATTGGGAAGAGTAACGAGCCTCTGTGGGCGGGGCTGTGTAGCATGAGGAAGGACATGTATCAGCTCGGAGGCGAACTTGACATTGAGCAAATTGAGAGGAACTGA